A genomic stretch from Dermochelys coriacea isolate rDerCor1 chromosome 24, rDerCor1.pri.v4, whole genome shotgun sequence includes:
- the NECTIN4 gene encoding nectin-4: MSGSFAPAPAPAPAAWKLLLLCLAASGSLAGVLEMERSVTAVLGKDVVLPCRYRAQEGEKVVQVTWLKQGAEGQNVEIAVLNLEYGEHIQEPYAGRVLRQAPGPLEDGAIVLKNAVQADEGAYECHLITFPSGNFEGSMTLSVLVPPLPTLNPGPPLEEGQGRTLAASCTAEGNPMPTVTWEAQVRGTNSTRHSSHPRSASVTSEFFLVPGRSMNGKTLTCVVSHPGLPHEKRITHVLSVAYLSDASVRGHEEEEDWQAGKEGVSLKCLGEGNPPPTYNWTRLNGPMPEGVKVKGATLLFQRPLTPDDTGVYICQVANRFAAKEVRASISIKENKLQKVNVVSASVVVVGVIAAVLLCVLVLVVVFMTLYHRRKTRRISEKYEEELTITRENSIRRLYSSHSTSTRNQTEETLHLRGDSRQGSLRGDSLRGTSICSVMSEEAEGRSYSTLSTVREIETQTEQPAAPEEEKEKEREEEEEEEEREENTIKAAMTHFVQENGTLRAKPTTNGIYINGRGHLV, translated from the exons GGTCcctggcaggggtgctggaaatgGAGCGCAGCGTCACGGCGGTGCTGGGCAAGGACGTCGTGCTGCCATGCCGCTACCGGGCTCAGGAGGGCGAGAAGGTGGTGCAGGTGACGTGGCTGAAGCAGGGCGCCGAGGGGCAGAATGTGGAGATCGCCGTGCTGAACCTGGAGTATGGGGAGCACATCCAGGAGCCCTACGCGGGACGGGTGCTGCGACAGGCGCCGGGGCCGCTGGAGGACGGCGCCATCGTGCTGAAGAATGCCGTGCAGGCCGACGAGGGCGCCTACGAATGCCACCTCATCACCTTCCCCTCGGGCAATTTCGAGGGCAGCATGACGCTCAGCGTGCTGG TGCCCCCGCTGCCGACCCTGAACCCCGGCCCCCCgctggaggaagggcaggggaggaCGCTGGCCGCCTCCTGCACGGCCGAGGGCAACCCCATGCCCACAGTGACCTGGGAGGCGCAGGTGCGTGGCACCAACAGCACCCGCCACTCCTCGCACCCCCGCTCAGCCTCCGTCACCAGCGAGTTCTTCCTGGTGCCTGGGCGCAGCATGAACGGCAAGACGCTCACCTGCGTCGTCAGCCACCCGGGGCTGCCGCACGAGAAGAGGATCACCCACGTGCTGAGCGTCGCCT atcTCTCGGACGCCTCAGTGCGAGGgcacgaggaggaggaggactggcAGGCGGGCAAGGAGGGTGTCTCGCTGAAGTGCCTCGGCGAGGGCAACCCCCCACCCACCTACAACTGGACCCG gctCAACGGCCCCATGCCCGAAGGAGTGAAGGTCAAGGGCGCCACCCTCCTCTTCCAGAGACCCCTCACCCCCGACGACACTGGCGTCTACATCTGCCAGGTCGCCAACAGATTTGCAGCCAAGGAGGTTCGGGCCAGCATCAGCATAAAAG AGAATAAGCTGCAGAAGGTGAACGTGGTCTCAGcctcggtggtggtggtgggcgtCATTGCGGCCGTGCTGCTCTGCGTGCTGGTCCTGGTTGTCGTGTTCATGACCCTCTACCACCGACGGAAAACCAGGCGCATCTCCGAGAAATA CGAGGAGGAGCTGACCATAACGAGGGAGAATTCCATCCGGCGCCTGTACTCCAGCCACAGCACCAGCACCCGGAACCAG ACAGAGGAAACCCTGCACCTGCGGGGGGACAGCCGGCAGGGAAGCCTGCGGGGAGACAGCCTGCGTGGCACCAGCATCTGCTCCGTCATG AGCGAGGAGGCAGAGGGGCGCAGCTACTCCACCCTGTCAACGGTGCGGGAGATTGAAACGCAGACGGAGCAGCCCGCGGCcccggaggaggagaaggagaaagagagggaggaggaagaggaggaggaggagcgggaggAAAACACCATCAAAGCAGCCATGACCCACTTTGTACAGGAGAACGGCACACTGCGGGCCAAGCCCACTACCAACGGCATCTACATCAACGGGCGGGGCCACCTGGTGTGA